TCCGGCTCGCCTGCCAGCTCCGGCCCGCTCGCGACCTCGCGGTCGTGCCGCTCATGCCCGCGGTCCTCGCCCCCCGCGACGCCGCGCTTCAAGTGGGCGCCCGTCACGGGCGAGAGCGCGAGATCGCTGTTCTCTTCGCCGATCTCCGCGGCTTCACGCGTCTGGCCGAGCACAAGCTGCCGTTCGACGTCGTGTTCTTCCTCAACCGTTACTTCGAGGCGGTCGGCAGCGCGATCGCCGATGCTGGCGGGCTCGTCAACCAGTTCACCGGCGACGGCGTCATGGCGCTCTTCGGCGTGGAAGGGGGCGGCGATGCGGGGAGCCGGCAGGCGCTGGCTGCCGCGGGCGCGATGGTGGGGCGCGTACGCGCTCTGGGCGAGGCGCTGGGTGAGGAGCTCGACGCCCCGCTGCGGCTCGGCATCGGCATCCACGTGGGGCCCGCCGTGGTGGGAGGCATGGGGTACGGCCAGGCGTTTTACCTCACTGCGGTGGGGGACACCGTTCACGTCGCCGCCCGCCTCGAGGCGCTCACGAAGGACTACGGCTGCGAGCTGGTGATCTCGAGCGACGTGGCGACCCGCGCGCGCATCGACGTGAGCGACCTCACGCGGCACGAGATCACCCTCCGGAACCGGGAGACGCCCCTCACCGTGATCGTGGCGCCCACTGCCGCCGTGCTCGCCGATCGGCTGGCCCGCGCCGATGATAGAGTCGGAAGCAGATCATGAATCCGTCTCCCGAGCCCTCGTTCGCGGCGCGGGCGCGCGCCCTCGTGCAGGCGGGGAGGGTCGGTGCCCTCGCCACGCACTCCCGCCAGCGTCCCGGCTACCCGTTCGGCTCGGTGGCACCCTACGCCGCGGACGAGCAGGGCCGTCCCGTGTTTCTCATCAGTGGGCTGGCGCTGCACACGAAGAATCTCGAGGCCGATCCACGGGCCACCCTGCTCGTCACCCCGCCCGAGCCGGTAGACGATCCACTCGCCGCCCCGCGCGTTACCGTGCTTGGCGAGGCGCGCCGCCTCGACCCCAGCGAAGCCGCCGCGGACCGCGCGCGCTACCTGGCGCAGCACCCCAGCGCCGCGATGTGGGTGGACTTCGCGGACTTCGCCTTCTGGCGCCTCGAGGTGACCGGCGCCTACTTCGTGGGCGGGTTCGGAGCGATGGACTGGATCACACGCGACGCATACGTCGAGGTCACCCCATGAGCGCGCCGGCGCGCGATCCCGCGCGGGCCGAGGCTGCGAGCATGGCGGCCCTGATCGAGCGTGCGGAGGCGGATCTCGCCATCGCGGAGGAGCCGTCGCGCTTCGCGGCGGCCCTGGAGTCGGGCGCGCCGGCCGGCGACCCGCGTGACGGGCGACGGGCATGACGGACTGGACCCTCGCCGGCCTCGCCGCGGCCATTCGTGCCCGCAAGATCTCGCCGCTCGAGATCACGCGCGACTGCCTCGCGCGCGTCGAGCAGCTGGACCCCCGCCTCCGCGCCTTCATCACGGTGGACCGGGACGGCGCGCTCGCGCGCGCCCAATCGCTGGAAGCGGACGCGATGGCGGGACGTTGGCAGGGTCCTCTGCATGGGGTACCGCTCGCCCACAAGGATCTGTTCCGCATCGCGCCGCTGCCGACCTCGTGCGGCAGCAAGACCGCCGAGTACTTCGTGTGCGAGCGCGACGCCACCGCGGTGACGCGGCTGACCGACGCCGGCGCGATCACGCTGGGCAAGCTCAACATGGCCGAGCTCGCCATGGGCCCCTACGGCGACAACGCGCACCACGGCGACGTGCAGAACCCGTGGCGGATGGGGCATGTGTCCGGCGGCTCGTCCAGCGGCTCGGGTGCCGCGGTCGGCGCGGGGCTCGCGCTTGGCGCGCTCGGCACGGACACCGGCGGGTCCATCCGGCTGCCCGCGGGGTGCTGCGGCATCGCCGGCCTCAAGCCCACCTATGGCCGCGTGAGTCGCGCGGGGGCGATGCCGCTGTCCTGGTCCATGGATCACATCGGCCCCATGGCCCGCACGGTCAGGGACGTCGCGCTGATGCTCGAGGTCATCGCGGGTGAGGATCCCGAGGACGCCACCGCGAGCGCGCGTCCGGTCGACGACTATCTCGCCGGGCTCGAGCGGCCGATCCGGGGGCTCCGCGTCGCCCTCGCCGACAACTACTACTTCGACGGCGTGGCACCGGAGGTCACGCGCGCCGTCCATGACATGGCCCATGCGCTCGAGCGGCTGGGCGCGCGCGTCGAGCCGCTGCGCCTGCCCGATCCCCAGGTGATCCACGATGTCAGCGGGATCGTGGCCCGCGCGGAGAGCACGGTGGTGCACACGCGCATCCTCCGCGAGCGTCCCCATGAGCTGCAGCCCTCCGTGCGGGCGCGGCTCGAGGTGGGCGAGCGCATCAGCGCCCACGACTATCTGCAGGCGCTGCGGCTACGGGCGCGGCTGACGCGCGAATTCATCCAGGACGTGTTCGACGACGCGGATCTCGTGCTCGTGCCGGCCACGCCTACCCCGGCCCCCGCGCTCGCCGAGGTCACCGCCGGGGACGGCGAGGCCATCGCCGCGCGCATGGGGCGCTTCTCGCGCCTCACGCGTCCCTGGAATGGGCTCGGCCTGCCCGTGCTGGCGCTGCCGTGCGGCGCCTCCCCAGACGGGCTTCCCATCGGGGCTCAGATCGTCGGCCGACCCTTCGATGAGGCGACTGTGCTGCGCGCGGGCCATGCCTACGAGCAGGCGACCGACTGGCACCGCCGCCGGCCGGTGCTCCCCTGAGCGCGACGCTCAGCGGGCGAGCGCGTAGACGAGCCGGTAGAGGGCGAGGGACACGTCGGGCGCGGCGCCGTGGCGCGTGAGGTGCTCGGTGTCGAGGAGGGCACGCACGGCGCCTTCGACGAGCTCCGGGTCGAGCCCCTCCACCATCACCACCCAGCGTGCGAGGGTGTCGGGCCTATCCAGGAGCTTCTTCTCCGCGGTGCGGACGATCGTCATGTCGACGTCGGCTTCGCAGAGATGTGCCCCCACGATCCCGGCGCGCGCCGCCGCGGCGGGCAGGGCGGTGCTGCTGAGCCAGGCGCGCAGCACGTCCTCGCGGCCGGCGAGTGGGCCGAGCTCGAGCGTGGCGAGCACGCCTCCCATGCCCACGCCGAGCGACGCCGTCGTGCGGCACGCAGTGCGGCGATTGTTGCGGAAGAGCTGGATGCACTTCGACGTCCATGGCGTGGGCGCTTCGAGACGCGCCAGATAGGCCGGGCTCTGAAGCACCGCCACGGAGTCGGTCTCGTAGAGGGTGAAGTATGTCGGGTTGCCGGCGATCGCGTTGTAGCGGCGGCCGCGCAGAAAGCCGGGGACGCTCACGCGCTCCGGAATGTGCTCGCTGGTGTGCCAGTGGTCGAACTCCGCGTCGCCACCCGGCGCGATGTCGTTCCAGATCGCGAGCACGGCGGAGCCGGCGAGGGGCATGCCCTGACCCTACCGGGCGGTCGGCCGCGGCGTCAAGGTCGGCGTCGCCGCGTGCGCTAGACTAGGGCCATGCCCGACTCGGCGGTGACCGTGTCCGGGACCGCTCGGGCCCGGGGCGGTCTCCTCCAGCGACTGTTCGGCACCTTTCGCGCCGCATATCTCCCCATCCTCGTCACGTACTTCGCGTGGGGCGCCAGCGGCATCACGGGGGTGGCCGCGCTGTACTTCCAGAAGGACTCGCTGCGGCTCACGCCGGCCGACGCCGCGGGCATCGGGTTCTGGCTGGGCCTGCCGTGGAGCATGAAGATGATCGTGGGCGTCGCGTCCGACGCCTTCCCGATCCTCGGCAGCCGGCGAAAGGCGTATCTGATCCTCGGTACCCTTTGTTCGCTCGTCGGCTACGCGCTGGTGGCGTGGAGCGTGACGACGCGAGACGGGTACCTGGCGGCAATGCTCCTCGTGGTGATCGGCTTCATGATCCAGGACGTGGTGGCCGACGCGCTCTCGGTGGAGGTGGCGCGAAGCGACGATGAGGTCGCGCAGGTGCAGACCCTCGGCCGCGTTGCGCTGCTCGTGGGAACCATCAGCGTCGGTTATGCCAGCGGCGTCATCGCCGCCGCCCTCGGGCCGCGCCCGGTGTTCGCGATCGCCGCCGCCTTGCCGGTCGTTGTGGCGGTCGCGGCCTTGTTCATTCGCGTGCCGCCGCGCGCCGCCGCCCCGCCCGCCGCGGCCGCCGATGGCCCGCTGGAGGGTGGTCGCACGCGCCTCGTGCTGGGGGCGGGTCTTGCCTACGCCGCGTTCAGCGTGGGCCTCGAACTGCTCGACATCCCGTTCACGCAGGAGATCGTGCTCGCGGTGTCGGCGGTGCTCATCGTGGTGCTCCTCCGGCAGATCGGGCTGTCGCGGGCGGTGGCGATCTCCGCTTTCGTGATCTTCCTCTTCCGGGCAGTCCCCGGCGTGGGGCAGGGCTACAGCTACTGGGCCATCGATCACCTGGGCTTCGACCAGCAGTTCCTCGGCATCCTCGCCCAGGTGAGCTCGGTGCTGAGCCTGGCCGGCCTCCTCGTCTTTCGCAAGACGATCACGCGCCGGCCGGTGAGCTTCACGATCTTCTGGGTGACCATCGCCGGATTCCTCCTCTCGCTCCCGACCATCGGGCTCTTCTACGGGGCCAACGAGTGGTTCGGGCTGTCGCCGCGGGCCTTCGCGTTCATCGACACCACGATCTCGGCGCCGCTGGGCCAGCTCGCGATGGTGCCCATGCTCGTGCTCATCGCCAAGTCGGCGCCGGAGGGTGCGGAGGCGACCATGTTCGCGGTCATGGCCTCGCTCATGAACCTGGCGCTCTCCGCCAGTGAGCTGGGCACGCGCTATCTCAACACGGCGTTCGCGGTCACGCAGCAGGACTACGTCGGGCTCGGCCGGTTGATGATCCTCGCGAGCTCGATCGGGCTCGTTCCTCTCCTCGCGCTGCCGCTCCTGAGGCGGGAAGAGGCGCGCGCGGCCGCCGTCGCCGCCGTGGCACCTGCGCCGGCGACGCCCGTGGCGGGTGGGGCGCAATGACCGCCCGCCGCGCTATAGTGAGCGGCGGAGCGATGGCATGACCTCCCTCCCGCGCAGGCCCTGGTCCGCGGTTGTCCGGCTCCTCGAGCGGGACGAGCGCGTGTTCGCCTTCCTCCTCGCGGTGGTGATGGTGGGCGGACTGGCGACCCTCGGGCTCGCTCCCCTGCGCCCCCGCTACCGCTTCGACGTCTTCTCGCTCGTACTGTGGTTCGCCGCGTACAAGGCGTGCATCCTCATGTGGGTGACGGTGAACCCCCGAGCGACCCGCTTCATCTTCAGCGGGGCCCTCGCGGTGGACCTCCTCCTCGTGTTCGCGCTGCTGTACCTCACGGGCGGCGGCGACAGCCTCTACTACCTGCTCTTCTTCCCGCTGGTGGCGGTCAACGCCTACTACTTCGGCCGCGCCGTGGGCATGCTGGTGACCCTGATCGCCGGCCTTCTCTACGCTACCTCCTCGTGGCTGGTGCCGCCGTGGGTCGGCTGGGTGCCCGTGATGATCCTCGTGGCCTTCTTCGGGTTGCCTGCCTTCGCCGTGGCGCACGTCGCCGAGCGCGAGCGCCGCGGCCGCGCCGAGGTTGAACGGCTCAATGCCGATCTCACGGGCACTCTGACCCGGCTCCAGGCCGCCCAGCACGAGCTGGTCGTCGCCGAGCGCATGGCGACGGTGGGCAGGCTCTCGCTGAAGATGGCCCACGAGGTGCGCAACCCTATTGCCGCCATCGGTCTCAACGCGGAGATGCTGGGCGACATCGTGGGCGAGCGCGCGGACGCGGAGATGGTAGAGGCCAAGGGGCTGGTCGGCGCGATCCGCGATCAGGTGGGCGCGCTCGACGCCCTGACCGAGGAATACCTCGCCTTCGCGCGCTTTCCGCGCCCGCAGTTCGAGGAGGACTCGGTGAACGACATGGTATTGGCGCTCATCGATTTCGTGCGGCCGCTCGCCTCCCGCCAGGGCATCACCTTGCGGGCGGAGACCGATCCTTCTGTCCCGTCGATGGCGATCGACCGCTCCCTGCTGCGCCAGGCCGTCCTCAACCTGATCAAGAACGGGTTCGAGGCGCTGTCCCAGGGCGGGAGCATCACCGTGACGACCCGCTGCGTCGAGGACAGCGTCGAGATCGCGGTGAGCGACAGCGGACCGGGCATCAACGAGGAGGTCGGCCGTCGACTGTTCGAGCAGTTCTTCACCACCAAGCCCCAGGGTACCGGTCTCGGCCTGTCGATCACGCGTCAGATTGCCGAGGAGCACGGCGGCCAGATCCAGTGGTCGAGTCGCCCCGGCGCGGGGGCGACGTTCACCATCACGGTGCCGATCAAGAGACCCGAGCATGCCTGAGATCACGCCACCCACCCTGCTGGTCGCCGACGACGATCCCGCCGTACGCCAGAGCCTCGAGCGCACCCTGGCCCGGGAGGGCTACAGCGTGCTGCTCGCGCCCGACGGCCAGGCCGCGATGGAGCGGCTGCGCGAGGGTGGAGTCGATCTTCTCCTTTCCGACCTCCGCATGCCCGGGCTCAACGGGCTCGAGCTCTTGCGCGAGGTGAAGGCGGCGCAGCCGGACGTCGACGTGATCATGCTGACCGCGTTCGGCACCGTCGAGGAGGCGGTCACCGCGATGAAGGACGGGGCGGTGGACTTCCTCACCAAGCCGTTCCAGCGCGCCCAGCTGATCCGCGTCATCCGCAAAGCGCTCGAGCGCCGCGAGCTGATCGCGGAGAACCGCGCCCTGCAGCGGCGCCTCGACGACCTCCTGGCCCAGGGCAACATCATCGGCGTCAGCCCGGTGTGGCGGGCCACCATGAGTCTCGTGGAGCAGGTCGCCAACAGCTCCGCCACCGTCCTCATCCATGGCGAGAGCGGGACGGGCAAGGAGCTCCTGGCGCGCGCAATTCATGACCGATCAGCTCGGCGCAATGGCCCTTTCGTGGCGGTCAATTGTGCCGCGCTGCCTGAGACTCTGCTCGAGTCTGAGCTGTTCGGGTACGAGAAGGGCGCCTTCACGGGAGCGGCCGCTCGGAAGGAGGGCCGCTTCGAACTGGCCGACGGCGGGACCCTCTTCCTCGACGAGGTCGCCGACCTCTCCCCGGTTACCCAGCCCAAGATCCTTCGGGTTCTGCAGGAAGGCGAGTTCGAGCGGCTCGGGGGTACCAAGACCAGCAAGGTCGACGTCCGCATCGTGACCGCGAGTAATCAGGACCTCTCGGCGCTGGTCAAGGAGAAGCGCTTCCGCGAGGACCTCTTCTACCGACTGAACGTCATCACGATCACGGCGCCGCCGCTGCGCGACCGTCCCGAGGACGTGCCGGTGCTCGCCCAGCACTTCCTCCGGATCTACGCGGCCAAGAACAACCGGAACCTGGTCGGATTCTCGGAAGACGCATTGCGCTGCTTCGAGAGCTACGCCTGGCCGGGCAATGTGCGCGAGCTGGAGAACGTGGTGGAGCGGGCGGTGGTGCTGGCCCGCGGCCAGTCCATCGAGGTCGGAGACCTCCCCGACAAGGTCACCGCGCGCGCCATCGTGGTCGAGCGGCCCACGCCGGGCGAGGGCGAGGGAACGGAGGGGGTCCTGCGCATCCGGGTGGGCACGCCGCTGGCGGATGTCGAGCAGCGCATGCTCGAGGAGACCCTCCGTATGACCCGCGGCAACAAGACCCTGACCGCGAAGCTCCTCGGCATCGATCCCAAGACGGTGTTCCGCAAGCTCAAGGCGGCCGAGGAGGAGGAGGAGGCCGAGGAGGGCGACGACGCCTCCGCCGCCGAGCGGCCGGGCGCTTGATCGATGGCGTTCACGGAGATCCTGTACGCGGTCGAGGACGGCGTGCTCACGCTGACCCTCAACGGGCCTGCCAAGCTCAACGCGCTCACGCGCACCATGCTCGCCGAGCTGCTGGAGGCGCTGGAGCGTGCCGATGCCGACGACAGCGTGCGCGCCGTCATCGTCACCGGCGCGGGCCGCGCGTTCTGCGCGGGGGCGGATCTCTCCGCGGGCGGGAAGACCTTCGATCGCGCGGCCCGCCCCGACGGGGATTCCGCGGCGCCGCACCGCGACGGCGGCGGTCTCTTCACCTTGCGCGTCTACGCCCTCAAGAAGCCCGTCATCGCGGCCATCAACGGCGCCGCGGTGGGCTTTGGCGCGACCATGACGCTGCCGATGGACATCCGCATCGCGTCCTCGGCGGCGCGCATGGGCTTCGTGTTCAGCCGTCGTGGCGTCGTGCCCGAGGCCGCGAGCACCTGGTTCCTGCCCCGCGTGGTGGGGATCAACCAGGCCGCTGAGTGGGTGTACACCGGCCGTGTCTTTCCCGCCGCGGAAGCGCTGGCGGGTGGGCTCGTGAGTCGGGTGGTCGAGCCGGATGCTCTCTTGCCCACCGCGCGCGCCCTCGCCCGCGAGATCGCGGACAATACGTCCGCGGTGTCCGTGGCGCTGGCCCGGCAGATGATGTGGACGCTGCTCGGCGCGGATCACCCGATGGCCGGGCACCGCCTCGACTCGCGCGCCATGGAGTACATGGGCCGCTCCCCCGACGCCTACGAGGGCGTCACGTCGTTCCTCGAGAAGCGTCCGCCGCGCTTCACCATGCGCCCGAGCAAGGACATGCCGCCGTTCTACCCCTTCGGAGACGCCCGCCCATTCACGCCCTGAGCGGCACCACGCTGCTCTGTCTGGTGATCCTCGGCAACACGTTCCTCGTCGGCGCCTTCGGCCCCGTGCTCCCCGACATCGCGCGCACCCACGGGCTCGTCGACTGGCAGCTCGGCGTGGTCGCGGGCGCGTTCGGTTTCGCGCGCATGGCGGGCGCGATGCCCGCGGGGCTCATCGCGGCGCGGCACGTGGCGCTGACCCTGGTGCTCTCGCCGGTGTTCCTGTCGGTCGGGCTCGCCTGCGTCACCGTGGGCGGCAGCTTCGCGTGGCTCGTGCTGGGCCGGGCGCTCATGGGGGTCGGGCACACGCTGCTGATGGTCGGCGGTCTCACCGCGATCCTCCTCGACGACAAGGGCGCGGATGCATCGTTTCGTCTGAACACCTTCGAGTTCTCGGGCATGCTCGGCATCCTGGGTGGGCTGCTCGTGGTGGGCGTGCTCCCGGCGAGCTGGTCGTGGAATCTCTCCCTGGCGGTAGCGTCCTCGCCGCTCATCGTGAGCGCGCTCGTGGCGCGCGCGATCCAGCGTCGCTTCCCGCCGACGCCGCCGCCCGAGCGAGCGACCGCGAGCGCGTCCGCCGGCGGCGCGAGGCCGCGCGGCGCCCGCGTCTTCTGGCTGATGCTCGCGGTGGGCATCACCATGGCCTTCGCCTGGTCGTCGGTGAGCCAGTTCCTCGTCCCGCTGCGGGGCACGCGTGAGTTCGGGCTCGAGCGCGGGGGCATCTCACTGCTGCTGGCCCTCGCGCAGGTCGTGGACCTGATCGCCCTCCTGCCTGCCGGACGTCTCGCCGACCGCGTGGGCCGGCTTCCCGTCCTCGCGACCATGACCATGGTGCTGGGGCTCGGGGCCATCGGCACGGGGCTCGGGAGCTTTCCGCTCTTCGTGGCGGGCTGCGCGGGCTTGGGCCTCGGGCTTGCGGGCTGGATGCTCCCGCTCGGCATCGCGCGCGCGCACGGAGGCGCCGAGGGCCTCGCCTGGCGTACCGCGCTCTATCGGGTGGGAACGGATGCCGCGATCTTTCTCGGCCCGGTGGTGAGCGGTCTCCTCGGCGAGCGGGCGGCGCGGAGCTTCGTGGGGGTGATCGGCATGGCCGCGCTCGCGATGGGCGCCCGGCTGCTCCTCCGTCCGCTGCCGCGGTAGCGTCGCTCCGTGCCCCGGCGTATCCTCGGCGACATGTCTCGACACCGGCGCGCGCTCGGGCTCGGCCTCGCGCTGTGCGTGGTCGCGCTGTCCTCGCCCGCCGCCGCTGGGGAAGATCCCGCCTGGGGCCTGCTCCGCGCGGGCACGCAGGTCATCCTCGTCCGTCACGCGGCCACCGACATGAGCCAGCGTGACGACAAGGACGCGCCGCTCGCCGACTGTTCGCGCCAGCGCAATCTCACCGACGCGGGGCGGGCTGACGCACGCCGGATCCGGGAGGCGTTCCGGCTCCGGACGATCCCGGTAGGGCGGGTGCTCTCGAGCGCCTACTGTCGCTGCCTCGAGACGGCGCGCCTGGCCTTCGGCGAGCCGACGCCGTGGCTGCCGCTCCAGTCGTCAGAGAGCGATCTGGCGGTCCAGGCCGACCGCACCGCCGAGATTCACCGGCTCGCCGGCACCGTGCCCACCGGTGGGAACCTCGTCCTCGTCACCCACCAGTTCACCATCCGGGCCGCCACTGGCGTCGACGTGGCGGAGGGCGAGATGCTTGTGCTCTCGCCCCACGGCGACGGCACCTTCGAGATCCTCGGCCGGATGGCGCCGGAGGACCTACCCGTGCCGTGAACGGCGCGACCCCGCCCTCAGGCGGTGCGCGTGCGCAGGTGGAAGCTCTTGGGGCGGGTGAGGTGCTGGAAGCCCAGGTGCGAGAGCGAGCAACCCTTGCCACTGTCCTTGACGCCCACCCAGGGCAGGAGCGGATCCAGGTAGTCGCAGCGGTTGGCGTAGACGGTGCCCGCGTCGAGCTGGTCCATCAAGCGCTCCGCGCGCGTGGCGTTCTCGGTCCAGACGGAGGCGGTGAGCCCGTAGGGGCTGTCGTTCATCAGACGCATCGCCTCGGCGTCGTCGGCGACGGGCATGAGGCCAATGACCGGGCCGAAGCTCTCCTCCCACATCACGCTCATGCCGTGATTGACATCCACCAGCACGGTAGGCTCGCAGAAGTATCCGCGGCCCTTCCAGGGCGTGCCGCCGGTCAGCACGCGGGCCCCCCCGGCGCGGGCCTGGGCCACCTGAGTCTGCACGGTGGTCACCACCTTCTTCTGCGCACACGGGCCGAGGGTGGTGGCGGGATCCTCCGGGTCGCCCACGCGGTACTGCCGGACAAGCGCGACGTAGGCGTCGACGAAGCGGTCGAAGAGCGGCCGGGCCACGTAGATGCGCTCGATGCCGCAGCAGCTCTGGCCCGCGTTGTAGAACGCGCCGTCGACCAGGTTCTCCACCGCGAAGTCGAAGTTGGCGTCCTCCGCGACGTAGGCGGGATCCTTG
This sequence is a window from Candidatus Methylomirabilota bacterium. Protein-coding genes within it:
- a CDS encoding pyridoxamine 5'-phosphate oxidase family protein translates to MNPSPEPSFAARARALVQAGRVGALATHSRQRPGYPFGSVAPYAADEQGRPVFLISGLALHTKNLEADPRATLLVTPPEPVDDPLAAPRVTVLGEARRLDPSEAAADRARYLAQHPSAAMWVDFADFAFWRLEVTGAYFVGGFGAMDWITRDAYVEVTP
- a CDS encoding sigma-54 dependent transcriptional regulator; the protein is MPEITPPTLLVADDDPAVRQSLERTLAREGYSVLLAPDGQAAMERLREGGVDLLLSDLRMPGLNGLELLREVKAAQPDVDVIMLTAFGTVEEAVTAMKDGAVDFLTKPFQRAQLIRVIRKALERRELIAENRALQRRLDDLLAQGNIIGVSPVWRATMSLVEQVANSSATVLIHGESGTGKELLARAIHDRSARRNGPFVAVNCAALPETLLESELFGYEKGAFTGAAARKEGRFELADGGTLFLDEVADLSPVTQPKILRVLQEGEFERLGGTKTSKVDVRIVTASNQDLSALVKEKRFREDLFYRLNVITITAPPLRDRPEDVPVLAQHFLRIYAAKNNRNLVGFSEDALRCFESYAWPGNVRELENVVERAVVLARGQSIEVGDLPDKVTARAIVVERPTPGEGEGTEGVLRIRVGTPLADVEQRMLEETLRMTRGNKTLTAKLLGIDPKTVFRKLKAAEEEEEAEEGDDASAAERPGA
- a CDS encoding MFS transporter, with the protein product MPDSAVTVSGTARARGGLLQRLFGTFRAAYLPILVTYFAWGASGITGVAALYFQKDSLRLTPADAAGIGFWLGLPWSMKMIVGVASDAFPILGSRRKAYLILGTLCSLVGYALVAWSVTTRDGYLAAMLLVVIGFMIQDVVADALSVEVARSDDEVAQVQTLGRVALLVGTISVGYASGVIAAALGPRPVFAIAAALPVVVAVAALFIRVPPRAAAPPAAAADGPLEGGRTRLVLGAGLAYAAFSVGLELLDIPFTQEIVLAVSAVLIVVLLRQIGLSRAVAISAFVIFLFRAVPGVGQGYSYWAIDHLGFDQQFLGILAQVSSVLSLAGLLVFRKTITRRPVSFTIFWVTIAGFLLSLPTIGLFYGANEWFGLSPRAFAFIDTTISAPLGQLAMVPMLVLIAKSAPEGAEATMFAVMASLMNLALSASELGTRYLNTAFAVTQQDYVGLGRLMILASSIGLVPLLALPLLRREEARAAAVAAVAPAPATPVAGGAQ
- a CDS encoding crotonase/enoyl-CoA hydratase family protein — protein: MAFTEILYAVEDGVLTLTLNGPAKLNALTRTMLAELLEALERADADDSVRAVIVTGAGRAFCAGADLSAGGKTFDRAARPDGDSAAPHRDGGGLFTLRVYALKKPVIAAINGAAVGFGATMTLPMDIRIASSAARMGFVFSRRGVVPEAASTWFLPRVVGINQAAEWVYTGRVFPAAEALAGGLVSRVVEPDALLPTARALAREIADNTSAVSVALARQMMWTLLGADHPMAGHRLDSRAMEYMGRSPDAYEGVTSFLEKRPPRFTMRPSKDMPPFYPFGDARPFTP
- a CDS encoding amidase produces the protein MTDWTLAGLAAAIRARKISPLEITRDCLARVEQLDPRLRAFITVDRDGALARAQSLEADAMAGRWQGPLHGVPLAHKDLFRIAPLPTSCGSKTAEYFVCERDATAVTRLTDAGAITLGKLNMAELAMGPYGDNAHHGDVQNPWRMGHVSGGSSSGSGAAVGAGLALGALGTDTGGSIRLPAGCCGIAGLKPTYGRVSRAGAMPLSWSMDHIGPMARTVRDVALMLEVIAGEDPEDATASARPVDDYLAGLERPIRGLRVALADNYYFDGVAPEVTRAVHDMAHALERLGARVEPLRLPDPQVIHDVSGIVARAESTVVHTRILRERPHELQPSVRARLEVGERISAHDYLQALRLRARLTREFIQDVFDDADLVLVPATPTPAPALAEVTAGDGEAIAARMGRFSRLTRPWNGLGLPVLALPCGASPDGLPIGAQIVGRPFDEATVLRAGHAYEQATDWHRRRPVLP
- a CDS encoding ATP-binding protein, translating into MTSLPRRPWSAVVRLLERDERVFAFLLAVVMVGGLATLGLAPLRPRYRFDVFSLVLWFAAYKACILMWVTVNPRATRFIFSGALAVDLLLVFALLYLTGGGDSLYYLLFFPLVAVNAYYFGRAVGMLVTLIAGLLYATSSWLVPPWVGWVPVMILVAFFGLPAFAVAHVAERERRGRAEVERLNADLTGTLTRLQAAQHELVVAERMATVGRLSLKMAHEVRNPIAAIGLNAEMLGDIVGERADAEMVEAKGLVGAIRDQVGALDALTEEYLAFARFPRPQFEEDSVNDMVLALIDFVRPLASRQGITLRAETDPSVPSMAIDRSLLRQAVLNLIKNGFEALSQGGSITVTTRCVEDSVEIAVSDSGPGINEEVGRRLFEQFFTTKPQGTGLGLSITRQIAEEHGGQIQWSSRPGAGATFTITVPIKRPEHA
- a CDS encoding MFS transporter, with translation MILGNTFLVGAFGPVLPDIARTHGLVDWQLGVVAGAFGFARMAGAMPAGLIAARHVALTLVLSPVFLSVGLACVTVGGSFAWLVLGRALMGVGHTLLMVGGLTAILLDDKGADASFRLNTFEFSGMLGILGGLLVVGVLPASWSWNLSLAVASSPLIVSALVARAIQRRFPPTPPPERATASASAGGARPRGARVFWLMLAVGITMAFAWSSVSQFLVPLRGTREFGLERGGISLLLALAQVVDLIALLPAGRLADRVGRLPVLATMTMVLGLGAIGTGLGSFPLFVAGCAGLGLGLAGWMLPLGIARAHGGAEGLAWRTALYRVGTDAAIFLGPVVSGLLGERAARSFVGVIGMAALAMGARLLLRPLPR
- a CDS encoding histidine phosphatase family protein, producing MSRHRRALGLGLALCVVALSSPAAAGEDPAWGLLRAGTQVILVRHAATDMSQRDDKDAPLADCSRQRNLTDAGRADARRIREAFRLRTIPVGRVLSSAYCRCLETARLAFGEPTPWLPLQSSESDLAVQADRTAEIHRLAGTVPTGGNLVLVTHQFTIRAATGVDVAEGEMLVLSPHGDGTFEILGRMAPEDLPVP